Within the Opitutaceae bacterium TAV5 genome, the region CAAGGCCGATGCTTTCGACGTAGCGGCGGAGAATGTATTTGGCCTGGGCGCTCTCGGTGAAACCGGCGTTCATGTCGCTCGCCTTGGCTTCCTGGTGTGTGGCCCAGCCCCATTCGGTGAGCCAGATTTCCTTGGGTCCGTTGTACTTTCGGGACTGTTCACGATACATGCGGATTTGCGAGGCGAAGGTGCCTTTCTCGTCGGCGGTGGCGATACCGTCGCGTTTGAGAATGGTGGGCTGCGCGGCCCAAGGGACGAGTTCAGGGACGAGGCGGTAGCTGTAGGGATGGTCGGCAATGCCATCCACCTCGGGGACGATGCCCATTGCGATCTGGCGGAAGTTGACGGGAGCAACGCTGCCGAGGCCGGTGACTTTGATGTCGGGATTGGCGGCCTTGATCGCTGGAGCAGCAGTGTTGATGAGTTTCACGTATTTGCCTACCCATGATGAAACTGAACCGTCTTTCTCGATACCGTTCCAGGTGCCTTTGTAGTATCCGGCGTAGGATTTCTGGTAGGGTTCGTTGAGGATTTCCATCGCATGGATTTTGCCTTGCAGGGTTTTGGCGACCCAGGCGGCGGCCTTGGCGTAGGCGTCGGGGTCGAAGTGGTCGGCGTAGAGTTTGTTGCCGCCATTGAATGTAATGGAAATCTTGAGGCCGGCGGCATTGGCACGCTCGATCCAGCGGAGGCTGGCTTGGGGGATGGAATAAACGCCCCTGTTTTTTTCCACTTGGCCCCAGTAGATGGCATTGCGCAGCCAGGCGATGCCGGAGTCGGCGAGGAGGGGCATTATTTTGTCGAGGTCGTAGTCGCGCCAGTTGGGGTTGTCGCCTTGCTGGAAATGGACGCCGGTGCCCATGCGGTCGTCGCGTATTGTTTTATTGGATGCGCCCGGGGTTTGGGCGTGGGCGACGGTCAGCGTGAGTGCCAGCGCGAGGAGAGGGGTGGCGAGGTTTCTCATGTGGAGTGACGGGGGAGAGGATCAGAGGAGTGTGAATTTGGTGAAGGTGAGGGAGCCGGCTGGCGTAGCTCGTCCTCCTTTGTGAACGAGGAGGGCGAGTTTTTTTATGGGGAAATGGATATTGCCGTCATTTTTGCCTCCAAAGTGGTTTTTGATTTTCCCGGTCAGGGGAAAGCGGAGGGTCTGCCATTCACCTTCCTGCGTATAGGCGGTCTGGAGGGTGAGAGTCTGACCGGTAGCATCCGTGATGCGGATGGAGACGGGACCGGCGGCGGCGGAAGTGACGCGGACGCGGATCTCTTCAGTGCCATCGGGAATATCGGTGGGGGTGTGAGCGGCCACATAGCGTCCGCCATTGGTGAAGTCGTAGGAGAGGGTGGCGAGGGTTTGGACGAGAGGATCGTCGGCGAGCGCGGGGTCGGTGTTAGCGGCGAGGGTGACTTTGCCTTTCGCGCCAGGATATTCCGGGCCATTGTGGAAGTTCCACTTGCCTTCGGCAGGCAGGCCGAGCGAGGGGAGGGGGGAGGTTGGTGTTGCGGCGGCGAGTCGCGCTGGACCGGAGGCGGCGAGAGTGGCGAGGAACGTGAATGCGATGAGGAGGGGGATGCGCATGGCGGAAAAAGAAAGAGGGTCAGGGTCTGGTGGGGTCTTTGCCGGAAGAGCGCATGGCAATGACTTGCTCGTTGCTCAGAAACTTCACGTGACCGTCAAAAAACACGAAGTTCTTGCCGTAATTTTTGTGAAAGCTGCGCATGGCGACGCTGCCGTTCGCCGGCTGCACAATGTCGCTCCCGACACCGTTGAAGAGCCTTTCCCGGTCGAAGGCGCTGCTTGTTACATCGGTGATGTGCATCTCCGTGAACATGATGGTTCTGCTGGGCACGGTAATGCTGGAGAACAGGCGCGCGGCGCCGCCGTCGTAAGTCGTGGTGCCATCTTCGTTGGTGGTACCGACTTTCCAGATAAACGTGATCGGGTGGTAGCTGCGGGGTTTTATGGTGTCGGCAAAAGCGGCGACATTTTTCGCGTGGCTGGGACAAAGCAGGCTGAAGCGGTCTTTGGAAAAATAACCTTGGTCGATGAGATATTTGGACCAGCAGGCTTGGCCGGAGGGGCTGAACGGAATGAGCGTCCCTTTGTGGTCGTCGATCCAGAGAAGGTTGGCTTGGCCGAGAGATCGGAGGGTAGCCGCGCATTTTGCGGTGTTGGCCGATTCGCGGACCTGGCCGATGGCAACAAGCGAGAGGGCGGCGAGGATACCGATGATGGCGATTACCGTGAGCAATTCGATGAGAGTAAAGGCGGCGGCGGACGCGGTCAGGGTAATGGACTCTCCTGGAGAAGTTTTTACCGGATACGCCGCCTTGCTGTGGCTCCGGGAAAGAAGAACAGGTCGTGGCCTGATGATCATGATAGTGGGGTTTGGAGTTCAGGGTTTGGGTGGTGAGCGAAACGCGCCGGATAAGCGCGAGACGATGGCGGTCAATTGATGTGGAGATCGCGCAAGTGCTTGCGGAGTCCGACGGTGATCAGAAGGGAAAAAGCACCCGTAATCCAAACCCAAGTCGAGGGCTCGGGAATCGCGGAGGTGACCGTGAAGGTGAGGGCGTTGGCGGTGAGCGCAAAGGTGCCTTCGAGGCCGTTGGCGTTGAGGGTAAGGCGCTCGGCGAGGTTTTGTTCGTCGAGGTTCACAAAGCCTCCGGTGACGCTGAGCAGCGTATAGGTTGTGCCGGAGGCCAGGGCGGCGCCGTCGAGCGCGTTCAGGTTGATGATGACGGGGGCGAGTCCGGTGGTATCGGAAAAGGTGATGACGCTGGCATCGCCGGTCAGGATGATGCCGTCCGATGCGGACGGATCGGCGGTGAGATCGAAGTTGAGGGTTGCGCCGCCATCGAGCGTGAGGGAGCCGACCCAGGTGAGCGCGGCGGCGGCGGCGATGCGTTGTCCGGCGGAGAAGCCGTTTTCCTGATCGGTCCAGTAATCGCTCACGTGGAGGGTGGCGGAGCTTTCCAGCAAAAGGGTGCCGGCGGCGCCGGTGCTGTCGGTGGTCAGGGAGCGAGTGGCGAGACCGGTTTCGCCCGCGACGGCGAGCGTGGCGCCGGAGTTGATTTGCAGGTCGCTGGTGGCATAGTCGGTCGAGTAAAATTTGCCGCCGACCCGCTGTGTACCGGTTTCGATGGTGACGGTGCCGTGTCCGATATAGAGGTCTCTGGCAATGGCGGTTGCGCCGTCGGTTTTTTGGAGGACGAGATTGACATTCTGACCCCACAACAGGGTCTGGCCGGTGTAGGTGTTGGAGGCTGCGCCGCCGAAACGCACCGTGCCCGTGCTGCTGAATTTGAGGCCGTTGTTGCCGCCATCGTCGCCAATTGCGCCGTTGAGAATGAGCAGGTCGGTCGCCTTGTTTTGGGCAATGAGGTTGATGCCTCGCAGGGCGTCCGTGCCGGTGAGGGTGACGGCCTTGGTGAAGGTGAAGCCGCGTTGGGTACCGTTGTACCCAAGCGTGAAGTTGCCGGAGATGTTGAGGGCTTGATTGAGCTCGGTCATCGCGACGCCAGAGCTGGTGCTGTTGCGAAGCGTGCCGCCTTCCATCGTAATCGCGCCCGTGCCGGCGGCGGCGGCAGTCGTCAGGGTGACGGTCCCGCGTTTGACGGTGAGACCGCCTTGGAAGGTGTTGGTTTTCGTGAGGGCGAGAACACCCGCCGCATCCACCACAATGCCTTGGGTGCCTTGCACCACGCCGTTGAGGGTCATCTGCCCTGTGCCCGTTCCCGTGAAGTGGAGGGTACGGTTGAGCGTGAGCTGGTTGCTCCAACTGGAGGTGTTGGTGTTGTTCAACTGGAGTTCGGCAAAGCCGTCGGCGGTGGGGGCGTTGGTTGAAAAGGAGTTGGTCCCGGCAATCGTAACAACGCCACTTTCGGAGGAGATAACGAGCCGGTTGAAGCTCATCCCGGCGCCGCTGTTTTGCGTGACGGTATAGCTGCCGGATTTCGCGAGGATGATCCCGGTTTCCGTGCCGGATTGGGCAACGCCGTTGGCGTCCCAGTTTTCCACGTTATTCCAACGGGTATCGTCTCCCTCTCCAGTCCATGTGTAGGTTGTAGCGTGGAGGAACAGGCTGGAGGCGAGGGTGAATGAGAATCCGGCGCACAACCGGAGGAGCAGGGCGGGGGGTGGTTTCATGGAAACAGATTACGCGGTTCGGAGATTTTTATCTTCCGATTAACCGGCTTTTTTTTACGCTATATTGATGCCGGACTTTCTTGCCTCGGCAGGTGATTTTTAGCTCTCATGCCTCGTATCGACTACTCTTTCCGTTTCCCCTCCGATGTGTGCCGGTTCGCATGGTGGCAGTATCCGTTGATTGATGTGCGCACGTCGCTGCACACACATGTTTTTCACGAGGTATTCTGGGTCGAAGAGGGGGAGGGGGTGCATGTCATCAACGGGGAACAGCGGCGGTTGTTTCCGGGACTGCTGGTGTTGATCCGGCGTGAGGACTCGCACGGGTTTTCGGCGGCACGCAAGGGGCCGGGAGAGTTTGTGCGGTTCGCCAATTTTGCCTTCGCCTGCGAGTTGTGGGAACGGTTGCGGAGGAGGCATTTTCCGGAGGTCAGGATGCGGGGCCGTGGAAGGAGGACTGCTGGCGGCGGGGGCAATAGTAGTGGCAACAGTGAAGGCGAACGGTGGTTTGCCGAACCGGATCACCGCAAGCGCGAGTTCGAGCTCGATGCCGCCCAGGTGGAGCGGTTGCGCGCGATGGCGCATGACCTCGACGCAGGCGCACGCGATGCGTTGAGCGCGGAAGCATTCCTGAGCGGGGTCATGGCGTTGCTGGTGAACGCGCGGCATTCCCGGCAGGCGCTGCCGGAATGGCTGGCTGTCGCTTGCAAGCGGATTCAGGAGCCGGAGCATTTTCGCGGCGGCACGGCAGAACTGGCGCGGCTGGCGGGACGCAGCCCGGAACATGTGGCGCGGGAGGTGCAGCGGTTGCTGAAAAAGACGCCGACGGATGTGCTCAACGAGGCGCGGATGACTTACGCGGCCCACGAACTGAATACGACCTCACGCGAGATCATCGACATCGCGGCGGACTGCGGCCTGGAGAACCTCGGGCATTTCTACAAAATCTTCCGGCGGCGGTTCGGTGTCACTCCGCACCGGTATCGGAAACATGCCTACGCGACGCCGGAGTTACGGCTGGCGGGAGGGCGATGAGGGAAGCGGGCACCGGAGCCGGGGC harbors:
- a CDS encoding AraC family transcriptional regulator, whose translation is MPRIDYSFRFPSDVCRFAWWQYPLIDVRTSLHTHVFHEVFWVEEGEGVHVINGEQRRLFPGLLVLIRREDSHGFSAARKGPGEFVRFANFAFACELWERLRRRHFPEVRMRGRGRRTAGGGGNSSGNSEGERWFAEPDHRKREFELDAAQVERLRAMAHDLDAGARDALSAEAFLSGVMALLVNARHSRQALPEWLAVACKRIQEPEHFRGGTAELARLAGRSPEHVAREVQRLLKKTPTDVLNEARMTYAAHELNTTSREIIDIAADCGLENLGHFYKIFRRRFGVTPHRYRKHAYATPELRLAGGR